A window of Nicotiana tabacum cultivar K326 chromosome 24, ASM71507v2, whole genome shotgun sequence contains these coding sequences:
- the LOC107761322 gene encoding protein NRT1/ PTR FAMILY 5.6-like isoform X1 codes for MEMEQIKKAESVEIDDEQKWVCDSSVDHKGRVPLRGSTGVWKASLFIIDLKTAAKSVNYWSGVTTLMPLLGGFLADAYFGRFSTVLISTTVYLLGLLLLTMSRVVPSLKPCDSDLCHEPRKVHEAIFFLAIYLISIGTGGHKPSLESFGADQFDDDHPSEKKKKMSFFNWWNFGLCCGLLLGVTLIVYVQDRISWAMADLILTLVMASSLVIFIAGRPFYRYRKATGSPLTPMLQVLVAAIRKRNLHLPSNPSHLHEIPKSETSQRRLLCHTKKLKFLDKAAILDDKQYSIEQQQNPWKLASVTKVEELKLVINTIPIWLTTIPFGICVAQAATFFIKQGVTLNRKIVHNFEIPPASIFALAAFGMIISVTIYEKILVPVLRRATGNERGISILQRIGIGMIFSVSTMIVAALVERKRLNIVHKNPLEGSASMSVFWLAPQFLIIGIGDGFTLVGLQEYFYDQVPDSMRSLGIALYLSVIGAANFISSLLITIVDHITEKGGKSWFGKDLNSSRLDYFYWLLATITAVNLCVYVFVARNYSYKNVHGRKTIAVADCDDREAVA; via the exons ATGGAAATGGAGCAGATAAAGAAAGCAGAATCAGTAGAAATTGATGATGAGCAAAAATGGGTTTGTGATTCTTCTGTGGATCATAAAGGAAGAGTTCCTCTTAGGGGTTCAACTGGTGTCTGGAAAGCCTCCCTCTTCATTATAG ACCTCAAAACAGCAGCAAAAAGTGTGAACTACTGGTCAGGAGTCACCACCTTAATGCCATTGCTTGGAGGCTTTCTGGCTGATGCATACTTTGGAAGATTTTCTACAGTTCTTATCTCAACCACTGTCTACCTCCTG GGCTTGCTTCTCTTGACAATGTCTAGAGTGGTTCCTAGTCTGAAACCTTGTGATAGTGACCTCTGTCATGAACCTAGAAAAGTCCACGAGGCGATTTTCTTCCTTGCGATCTACCTAATCTCAATTGGGACAGGAGGGCACAAGCCTTCTCTTGAGAGCTTTGGAGCTGATCAGTTTGATGATGATCATCCTtcggaaaaaaagaagaaaatgtcTTTTTTCAACTGGTGGAATTTTGGGCTATGCTGTGGACTATTACTTGGTGTTACTCTTATCGTTTATGTTCAAGACCGCATTAGTTGGGCTATGGCAGATTTGATCCTCACACTAGTTATGGCTTCTAGTTTAGTCATCTTTATTGCAGGGAGACCGTTCTATCGTTATAGAAAAGCAACTGGAAGTCCATTAACACCAATGTTACAGGTGCTTGTAGCTGcaattagaaaaagaaatctTCATCTTCCTTCTAATCCTTCCCATTTACATGAAATTCCCAAATCAGAAACTAGCCAAAGGAGGCTTTTATGTCACACCAAGAAGCTGAA GTTCCTTGATAAAGCTGCGATTCTTGACGACAAACAATATTCAATAGAACAGCAGCAGAATCCATGGAAACTTGCAAGTGTGACCAAGGTGGAAGAATTGAAGCTAGTTATCAACACGATTCCCATTTGGCTAACCACTATACCATTTGGTATTTGTGTAGCACAAGCTGCAACATTTTTCATCAAACAAGGCGTGACACTGAACCGAAAGATTGTTCACAATTTTGAGATTCCCCCTGCCTCAATTTTTGCCTTAGCAGCATTTGGCATGATAATATCTGTCACTATCTATGAGAAAATTCTCGTACCTGTCCTAAGACGGGCAACAGGAAACGAAAGAGGCATTAGTATTCTCCAAAGGATCGGTATTGGAATGATCTTCTCTGTTTCTACTATGATAGTTGCAGCTCTGGTCGAAAGAAAAAGATTGAATATTGTTCATAAAAATCCACTCGAGGGTTCAGCTTCAATGAGTGTGTTCTGGTTAGCCCCACAATTCCTTATAATCGGAATAGGAGATGGATTTACCTTAGTGGGATTACAAGAATACTTCTATGACCAAGTACCTGATTCCATGAGAAGTTTAGGCATTGCACTTTACCTTAGTGTGATTGGTGCTGCAAATTTTATTAGCAGCCTCTTGATAACTATTGTGGATCATATCACAGAAAAGGGTGGCAAGAGTTGGTTTGGGAAGGATCTAAATAGTAGTCGGCTCGACTATTTTTACTGGTTGTTAGCTACCATTACAGCAGTAAATTTGTGTGTGTATGTTTTTGTTGCAAGGAACTATTCCTACAAGAATGTACACGGTAGGAAAACTATAGCTGTGGCTGATTGTGATGATCGTGAAGCAGTGGCTTAG
- the LOC107761322 gene encoding protein NRT1/ PTR FAMILY 5.7-like isoform X2 produces MPLLGGFLADAYFGRFSTVLISTTVYLLGLLLLTMSRVVPSLKPCDSDLCHEPRKVHEAIFFLAIYLISIGTGGHKPSLESFGADQFDDDHPSEKKKKMSFFNWWNFGLCCGLLLGVTLIVYVQDRISWAMADLILTLVMASSLVIFIAGRPFYRYRKATGSPLTPMLQVLVAAIRKRNLHLPSNPSHLHEIPKSETSQRRLLCHTKKLKFLDKAAILDDKQYSIEQQQNPWKLASVTKVEELKLVINTIPIWLTTIPFGICVAQAATFFIKQGVTLNRKIVHNFEIPPASIFALAAFGMIISVTIYEKILVPVLRRATGNERGISILQRIGIGMIFSVSTMIVAALVERKRLNIVHKNPLEGSASMSVFWLAPQFLIIGIGDGFTLVGLQEYFYDQVPDSMRSLGIALYLSVIGAANFISSLLITIVDHITEKGGKSWFGKDLNSSRLDYFYWLLATITAVNLCVYVFVARNYSYKNVHGRKTIAVADCDDREAVA; encoded by the exons ATGCCATTGCTTGGAGGCTTTCTGGCTGATGCATACTTTGGAAGATTTTCTACAGTTCTTATCTCAACCACTGTCTACCTCCTG GGCTTGCTTCTCTTGACAATGTCTAGAGTGGTTCCTAGTCTGAAACCTTGTGATAGTGACCTCTGTCATGAACCTAGAAAAGTCCACGAGGCGATTTTCTTCCTTGCGATCTACCTAATCTCAATTGGGACAGGAGGGCACAAGCCTTCTCTTGAGAGCTTTGGAGCTGATCAGTTTGATGATGATCATCCTtcggaaaaaaagaagaaaatgtcTTTTTTCAACTGGTGGAATTTTGGGCTATGCTGTGGACTATTACTTGGTGTTACTCTTATCGTTTATGTTCAAGACCGCATTAGTTGGGCTATGGCAGATTTGATCCTCACACTAGTTATGGCTTCTAGTTTAGTCATCTTTATTGCAGGGAGACCGTTCTATCGTTATAGAAAAGCAACTGGAAGTCCATTAACACCAATGTTACAGGTGCTTGTAGCTGcaattagaaaaagaaatctTCATCTTCCTTCTAATCCTTCCCATTTACATGAAATTCCCAAATCAGAAACTAGCCAAAGGAGGCTTTTATGTCACACCAAGAAGCTGAA GTTCCTTGATAAAGCTGCGATTCTTGACGACAAACAATATTCAATAGAACAGCAGCAGAATCCATGGAAACTTGCAAGTGTGACCAAGGTGGAAGAATTGAAGCTAGTTATCAACACGATTCCCATTTGGCTAACCACTATACCATTTGGTATTTGTGTAGCACAAGCTGCAACATTTTTCATCAAACAAGGCGTGACACTGAACCGAAAGATTGTTCACAATTTTGAGATTCCCCCTGCCTCAATTTTTGCCTTAGCAGCATTTGGCATGATAATATCTGTCACTATCTATGAGAAAATTCTCGTACCTGTCCTAAGACGGGCAACAGGAAACGAAAGAGGCATTAGTATTCTCCAAAGGATCGGTATTGGAATGATCTTCTCTGTTTCTACTATGATAGTTGCAGCTCTGGTCGAAAGAAAAAGATTGAATATTGTTCATAAAAATCCACTCGAGGGTTCAGCTTCAATGAGTGTGTTCTGGTTAGCCCCACAATTCCTTATAATCGGAATAGGAGATGGATTTACCTTAGTGGGATTACAAGAATACTTCTATGACCAAGTACCTGATTCCATGAGAAGTTTAGGCATTGCACTTTACCTTAGTGTGATTGGTGCTGCAAATTTTATTAGCAGCCTCTTGATAACTATTGTGGATCATATCACAGAAAAGGGTGGCAAGAGTTGGTTTGGGAAGGATCTAAATAGTAGTCGGCTCGACTATTTTTACTGGTTGTTAGCTACCATTACAGCAGTAAATTTGTGTGTGTATGTTTTTGTTGCAAGGAACTATTCCTACAAGAATGTACACGGTAGGAAAACTATAGCTGTGGCTGATTGTGATGATCGTGAAGCAGTGGCTTAG